A region from the Chlamydiales bacterium genome encodes:
- a CDS encoding iron-sulfur cluster assembly accessory protein: MKETAKDLIHRDMTIEEILGGFPQKSQKLAQEITNAGLHCVGCQAATWETLEAGMLGHGFPEEAIDRLVQRLNDVLSEPVDLSTIRMTSRAAEKYKQILTEDGKAGWGLRFGDKAAGCSGFEYVLDYSEKAKSDDETFHSNGVEIHVNRQMASRLLGSEIDYVDGLNGSGFKITNPNAKGSCGCGKSQSY, encoded by the coding sequence ATGAAAGAAACAGCAAAAGATCTAATTCATCGCGACATGACCATTGAGGAGATCTTAGGTGGCTTTCCTCAAAAGAGCCAGAAGCTTGCACAAGAGATCACAAATGCAGGTCTTCACTGCGTAGGCTGCCAGGCAGCTACTTGGGAGACTCTCGAAGCGGGTATGCTCGGTCACGGCTTCCCAGAGGAGGCGATCGACCGCCTGGTTCAGCGTCTGAATGATGTTCTCTCAGAGCCTGTGGATCTTTCTACCATCCGCATGACAAGTCGTGCGGCTGAGAAGTATAAGCAGATTCTGACAGAAGATGGAAAAGCGGGCTGGGGTCTGCGCTTTGGAGACAAAGCAGCTGGATGCAGCGGCTTTGAATATGTTCTCGACTATTCTGAGAAGGCGAAATCGGATGATGAGACCTTCCACTCAAACGGTGTGGAGATCCACGTCAACCGCCAGATGGCTTCTCGTCTGCTCGGCTCTGAGATCGACTACGTCGACGGCCTGAACGGCTCCGGCTTTAAGATCACCAATCCGAATGCCAAAGG
- a CDS encoding (2Fe-2S)-binding protein — translation MAKLIFKPTGEEKEIEDDSPLQQICEEAGVPFACTEGVCGTCVIEVEEGMENLSDFTQEERDFLGEPNKERLACQCKIKCGTVKINF, via the coding sequence ATGGCAAAACTCATTTTTAAACCTACTGGCGAAGAGAAGGAGATCGAAGACGACTCTCCCCTGCAGCAGATATGCGAAGAGGCTGGCGTTCCTTTTGCATGCACAGAAGGGGTATGCGGCACCTGTGTAATCGAGGTAGAAGAGGGGATGGAAAACCTCTCCGACTTCACACAGGAAGAGCGCGATTTTCTGGGTGAGCCAAATAAAGAGCGGCTAGCTTGCCAGTGCAAGATTAAGTGCGGCACCGTAAAAATTAACTTTTAA